A stretch of the Balneola vulgaris DSM 17893 genome encodes the following:
- a CDS encoding lysophospholipid acyltransferase family protein — MRAIFSLFVWLYYCVLFLVFFILIATVWVFTFPFDKYRKVPNKVLSWLAWFLLQASPGWKVSIHGEEKYDPEVPTIFIANHQSFLDMALAYQLPWQMKWVSKRSLALIPVMGWLVWLTGHLTINRKSKSAIKRLGNLVQPLRDNVPVMIFPEGTRSLDGELKRFKNGAFLLAMEYGFRLQPMVIDGGYHAMKSGAKVLNPKVNFTVSVLDPIETKNFEDLNTLKDHAYQLIDEELQRIRTS; from the coding sequence ATTACTGTGTATTGTTTTTGGTCTTTTTCATACTCATAGCCACCGTATGGGTGTTTACCTTTCCATTCGATAAATATCGAAAAGTCCCCAATAAAGTACTTTCATGGTTAGCTTGGTTTTTACTACAAGCCAGCCCCGGTTGGAAAGTCAGTATTCATGGGGAAGAAAAATATGACCCTGAAGTTCCTACGATATTCATCGCCAATCATCAAAGTTTTTTAGATATGGCATTAGCCTATCAATTACCATGGCAAATGAAATGGGTATCCAAAAGAAGCCTAGCTTTGATTCCAGTGATGGGTTGGTTGGTATGGCTCACAGGGCACTTAACCATTAATCGTAAAAGTAAATCAGCCATTAAACGTTTAGGTAATCTAGTTCAACCACTGCGCGATAATGTGCCTGTTATGATTTTCCCAGAAGGCACACGCTCTTTGGACGGAGAACTCAAACGCTTTAAAAATGGTGCGTTCCTATTAGCTATGGAGTATGGTTTCCGCCTTCAACCTATGGTTATAGATGGAGGATATCATGCCATGAAGTCTGGGGCTAAAGTGCTAAACCCAAAGGTTAATTTTACGGTTTCAGTATTAGATCCAATCGAGACTAAAAATTTTGAGGATCTCAACACATTAAAAGACCATGCATATCAGTTAATAGACGAGGAATTGCAACGAATACGAACTTCTTGA
- a CDS encoding energy transducer TonB, translating to MKSINLNKLYKQLHYRHKMMSCIILSQLILIGVFKFWPAMELDSPISSYEIQDQEIFLEQTIATRHENTPASPPKPQIPIPVPTDEVIDDELEFLDFESSLNLETIGEGDVGQTGNSDEIVGSPQRAPVPVRIIEPSTPESARAAGIKAEVFVTFLVNVDGNVEDFFISNIRQYDKNGDRFTNVESIGYNIMETTLKAAQKWQFRPGMNNGKPVKTYSVQVFSFGF from the coding sequence TTGAAATCAATTAATTTAAATAAGCTGTACAAACAACTTCATTATCGCCATAAGATGATGAGTTGTATTATACTCTCTCAGCTCATTTTAATTGGTGTATTTAAGTTCTGGCCCGCCATGGAATTAGATAGTCCAATCTCATCTTATGAGATTCAAGATCAAGAGATTTTTTTAGAACAAACTATCGCTACTCGACACGAAAATACGCCAGCTAGTCCTCCAAAACCTCAGATACCCATTCCTGTGCCAACGGATGAAGTAATTGATGATGAACTAGAGTTTCTAGACTTCGAAAGCTCATTGAACCTCGAAACAATAGGAGAGGGCGACGTTGGACAAACGGGGAATTCAGACGAAATAGTAGGAAGCCCCCAACGTGCGCCTGTACCAGTTCGAATCATAGAACCATCGACGCCAGAAAGTGCCCGTGCTGCAGGAATTAAAGCTGAAGTATTTGTGACCTTCCTTGTAAATGTAGATGGGAATGTAGAGGATTTCTTTATATCCAATATTCGCCAGTATGATAAAAATGGGGATCGGTTCACCAATGTAGAAAGTATCGGGTACAATATTATGGAAACTACTTTGAAGGCGGCTCAGAAGTGGCAGTTTAGGCCTGGAATGAATAATGGCAAGCCTGTTAAGACTTATAGCGTTCAGGTATTTTCGTTTGGCTTTTAA